One genomic segment of Saccharomyces kudriavzevii IFO 1802 strain IFO1802 genome assembly, chromosome: 8 includes these proteins:
- the ETP1 gene encoding Etp1p (similar to Saccharomyces cerevisiae ETP1 (YHL010C); ancestral locus Anc_2.542): MNQLEYNIVLEFESQDQVESAYQVFRSVPNKCKSDSIWRGNIENNNQHWQDWRVCDYTVDMITDFTNQASKEEETDLITSQYLGHGIIRLFKLNNLDNSSAEKGILTIPGDDTMACILFVPTYFTVHDLLHFYIGDEIVNNQISNFRILRNQQKGMGFNFTVLIKFRNALDAKNFKEEFNGKSFSRMDPETCHVVSVKEIVFQEKLFQRPTANEDFPYLLTDPFTVKKKRELVKVELPTCPVCLERMDSETTGLVTIPCQHTFHCQCLNKWKNSRCPVCRHSSLRLSRDSLLKQAGDSARCATCGSNDNLWICLICGNVGCGRYNSKHAIKHYEETLHCFAMDIRTQRVWDYAGDNYVHRLVQNEVDGKLVEVGGSSDDNTNETDNPDELQNVVNGSRNKGGEGSNSNKKDGELAANFLRHREYHLEYVQVLISQLESQREYYELKLQEQNQNVSELSQVESLQKSMEDLKLQFRATQKEWHEKETIQKTKLDEDKLVIEGLQANLDHLSKKQEQLEQDKKVLAESKQDLEEQVKDLMFYLDSQEKFKTADESVKEGTILIQQPLEGAQSSKSKKKRNKKKKPGK; encoded by the coding sequence ATGAATCAACTTGAATATAATATCGTCTTAGAGTTTGAAAGTCAAGATCAGGTCGAATCCGCTTATCAAGTTTTTAGGAGCGTTCCAAACAAGTGTAAATCAGACAGTATCTGGAGAGGAAACATCGAGAATAACAATCAACATTGGCAAGACTGGAGGGTTTGTGACTACACAGTAGACATGATAACAGATTTCACAAACCAAGCATcaaaggaagaggaaaccGATTTGATTACTTCACAATACTTAGGTCATGGTATAATAAGACTGTTTAAGTTGAACAATCTTGATAATTCCAGTGCTGAAAAGGGAATTTTGACTATACCTGGAGATGATACCATGGCCTGCATTCTATTTGTCCCAACTTACTTTACTGTTCACGATTTATTGCATTTTTATATTGGTGATGAGATTGTAAATAATCAGATTTCAAACTTCCGTATATTAAGAAATCAGCAGAAGGGAATGGGTTTCAACTTTACAGTTTTGATTAAGTTTAGAAATGCACTTGatgcaaaaaatttcaaagaagagtTCAATGGCAAAAGTTTCAGTAGGATGGATCCTGAAACATGTCATGTAGTTTCTgtaaaagaaattgttttccaagaaaaactCTTTCAAAGACCTACCGCTAACGAAGACTTCCCTTATCTACTTACTGATCCATTTACcgttaaaaaaaaaagagaactAGTAAAAGTCGAATTACCGACATGTCCCGTTTGCCTGGAACGGATGGATTCGGAAACAACTGGGTTAGTAACCATTCCATGTCAACATACATTTCATTGCCAATGCCTAAACAAATGGAAGAACTCAAGATGTCCCGTGTGTAGACATTCAAGTCTGCGGCTAAGCAGAGATTCTTTATTAAAGCAGGCAGGCGATTCTGCGCGTTGTGCAACATGCGGTTCCAATGATAATTTGTGGATCTGCCTGATTTGCGGCAATGTTGGATGTGGCCGCTACAATTCCAAACATGCCATCAAGCATTATGAAGAAACTCTACATTGTTTTGCGATGGATATACGAACACAAAGGGTATGGGATTATGCAGGAGATAATTACGTCCATCGGCTTGTGCAGAATGAAGTTGATGGGAAGCTCGTAGAAGTTGGCGGATCTAGTGATGATAACACTAATGAAACTGATAATCCTGATGAATTGCAAAATGTCGTTAACGGCAGCAGGAATAAAGGGGGCGAAGGATCAAACTCTaataaaaaagatggaGAGCTTGCGGCAAATTTTCTAAGGCATAGAGAGTATCATTTAGAGTACGTACAAGTATTGATCTCTCAATTAGAGTCACAAAGAGAATATTATGAACTAAAACTACAAGAGCAAAATCAAAACGTATCTGAACTATCGCAAGTAGAAAGTTTACAGAAGTCTATGGAAGATTTAAAGCTGCAATTTCGAGCTACTCAAAAAGAATGGCACgagaaagaaacaattcaaaaaacgaaacttgatgaagataaacTAGTCATCGAGGGATTGCAGGCCAACTTGGATCATTTGTCGAAAAAGCAAGAGCAGTTAGAACAAGACAAAAAAGTGTTGGCCGAATCTAAGCAAGACCTGGAAGAGCAGGTAAAGGATTTAATGTTTTACCTAGAttcccaagaaaaattcaaaaccGCTGATGAGAGTGTAAAAGAAGGTACCATCTTAATACAACAGCCTTTGGAAGGAGCCCAGTCATCtaaaagcaagaagaaacgcaataagaaaaaaaaaccggGGAAATAA
- the YAP3 gene encoding Yap3p (similar to Saccharomyces cerevisiae YAP3 (YHL009C); ancestral locus Anc_2.493) yields MNLSSPDVNKKTNGLIKCVNSQRQEQDIYNEISIFQNDNECMEQQRNQPNDDTLPFPILDDDCPAIDLTEASSDMIFQGETSFLKTDAFQNVQLTPNSGDCSSNVDVNNNDDNNDDSNVNDSFEKMNNPSSSVALSLFDEENIPGDFKAKKKAQNRAAQRAFRERKEARLRELQDKLMKSEKNRQSLLKEIKELRKVNTEINAENRLLLRSGNEKCSNDLTNDTDHKYSFPTKDEFFTSMVLEGKLKNKNIHSSNENEVTPKRNAQYTEEAGRQVLTIPATWEYLHKLSEDRDFDVTYVMNKLQGQECCHTHGPAYKRTLIDLLVKEATLNE; encoded by the coding sequence ATGAATTTGTCATCTCCTGACGTGAATAAAAAGACGAATGGGCTCATAAAATGCGTAAACTCTCAACGGCAGGAGCAGGACATTTATAATGAAATTTCGATATTTCAAAACGATAATGAATGTATGGAACAACAGCGAAATCAACCAAATGACGACACTCTTCCCTTCCCGATTTTAGATGATGACTGTCCTGCTATAGACCTTACTGAAGCCAGTAGCGATATGATATTTCAGGGTGAGACATCCTTTCTCAAGACTGATGCCTTTCAGAACGTTCAATTAACGCCTAATTCCGGTGACTGCTCTTCTAATGTGGATGTGAATAacaatgatgataacaACGACGATAGTAATGTCAATGAttcttttgagaaaatgAACAACCCTTCAAGTTCAGTAGCCctttcactttttgatGAGGAAAATATTCCAGGTGACTTtaaagcaaagaaaaaggctCAGAACAGAGCTGCTCAAAGGGCGTttagagaaagaaaagaggcCAGGCTAAGAGAGTTACAAGATAAGCTAATGAAAAGTGAGAAAAATCGTCAAAGCCtgttgaaagaaataaaagaactAAGAAAAGTTAATACTGAAATTAACGCAGAAAACAGGCTGCTGTTACGGAGCGGTAATGAAAAGTGCTCAAATGATTTAACGAATGATACCGATCACAAATATTCCTTCCCAACGAAAGATGAATTCTTCACTTCGATGGTCCTGGAAGGTAAGCtgaagaataaaaacataCACTCTTCGAATGAGAACGAGGTCACACCGAAACGAAATGCCCAGTATACGGAAGAAGCAGGAAGACAAGTACTAACAATCCCCGCTACTTGGGAGTATCTTCACAAGCTATCGGAAGATAGGGACTTTGATGTGACCTACGTTATGAACAAGCTGCAAGGACAAGAATGTTGTCATACCCATGGACCTGCCTATAAAAGAACTTTGATTGATTTACTGGTTAAAGAGGCTACTTTGAACGAGTGA
- the SKDI08G0340 gene encoding uncharacterized protein (similar to Saccharomyces cerevisiae YHL008C; ancestral locus Anc_2.540), producing MVDDSSYLTPHETALAVVATAMKKARLQLDTLAVNSILGGILFSSGSFLLVAVHSDDPDMVARNPGMVNLITGVTFAIGLFYVVIMGADLFNSNILFFSVGVMRRAVTIYDLIISWFVSWLGNIAGSLFVSYLFGHLTGIGSQELWLKGSKQIIEQKASYSFIQTFLKGIAGNFFVCLAIYLQLMAKPIHVKFIVMSLPIITFVSIGFTHVVADMSASFIAMLNGANVSVGKYIWKLLIPASLGNMVGGVFFSAVVPFYLHLVVVERDRKRLSLPEYEARDEQPELNMDSRVVRIPKRELEEDAEDDTDDDDTTETGGNLEDLTEKDSADIYNTTHDSSSYLTGRSLNSLLSVHSSVITSENATIESDLGEPVPFIPNANSTTRSSHSKFPFNHSTKSTYKHRGMRSPPGVFPVRGMGEPLEREKTIEDATYDPKENELFLNRAETHNSTFVRSKNKDDKSVLRLVKTEEDREQKEYEKNGGYNILESKPGTKLEKIITHLAESIPSREVTPPGLPRTTQDTFPHNAPTSSPTYTDDVHSPRRANSATLGGLLGVVSTEFHPSKNAESREDLLRKMAAVGINRKARITANNVAGIVNLDMEDLTSSPRRQNFTASKHSHNRHTTSEL from the coding sequence ATGGTCGACGATTCAAGTTATCTTACGCCACATGAAACTGCACTAGCTGTGGTAGCCACCGCTATGAAAAAAGCGAGACTGCAACTAGACACATTGGCAGTAAATTCCATTCTTGGTGGCATTCTATTCAGTAGTGGCTCATTCTTACTGGTGGCAGTGCATTCCGATGACCCTGATATGGTCGCACGAAATCCAGGTATGGTGAATCTCATAACTGGTGTGACCTTTGCTATAGGTTTATTCTATGTGGTCATAATGGGTGCTGATCTTTTTAATTCTaatattctatttttcTCTGTTGGGGTAATGAGAAGAGCAGTGACCATTTATGATCTAATTATCTCGTGGTTTGTTAGTTGGTTGGGTAATATCGCTGGCTCGCTTTTCGTTTCATACCTTTTCGGTCATCTTACAGGTATTGGTTCTCAGGAGCTTTGGTTGAAAGGCTCGAAACAAATCATTGAACAAAAGGCCTCATATTCATTCATACAAACTTTTCTGAAGGGAATAGCAGGAAATTTTTTCGTATGTTTGGCCATCTACCTTCAATTAATGGCAAAACCTATCCATGTGAAATTCATCGTAATGTCACTCCCCATCATTACTTTTGTAAGCATCGGGTTTACGCATGTGGTTGCTGATATGTCCGCATCATTCATTGCCATGCTCAACGGTGCTAATGTTTCCGTGGGTAAATACATTTGGAAACTATTGATTCCTGCTTCTTTGGGCAACATGGTCGGAGGAGTCTTTTTCAGTGCAGTTGttcctttttatttacatTTGGTGGTTGTGGAACGTGATAGAAAGAGATTGTCTCTACCAGAATACGAGGCAAGGGATGAACAACCAGAACTGAATATGGATTCCAGAGTCGTCAGAATACCAAAACGTGAGCTTGAGGAAGATGCAGAAGATGATACTGATGACGACGATACAACCGAAACGGGTGGTAATCTTGAAGACCTGACAGAAAAGGATTCCGcagatatatataatacGACGCATGATAGTTCGAGTTATTTGACCGGAAGAAGTCTAAACTCGCTACTATCTGTACATTCATCGGTAATAACTTCTGAGAATGCTACCATAGAATCAGATTTGGGAGAACCCGTTCCATTCATACCTAATGCAAACTCTACAACAAGATCCTCACACTCAAAATTTCCCTTCAACCACTCAACTAAATCAACTTACAAGCATCGCGGTATGAGATCACCGCCTGGTGTGTTCCCTGTAAGGGGGATGGGCGAACCattagaaagagaaaaaactaTTGAAGATGCAACTTACGACccaaaggaaaatgaacttttcTTAAATAGAGCCGAAACGCATAACTCTACATTTGTGAGAAGTAAGAATAAGGACGACAAAAGCGTGCTAAGGTTAGTGAAAACCGAAGAAGATCGCGAGCAAAAGGAGtacgaaaaaaatggtggTTACAATATCCTAGAAAGTAAACCAGGTACCAAgctggaaaaaattatcacCCATCTTGCTGAAAGTATACCTTCCAGGGAAGTAACACCGCCAGGGTTGCCTAGAACGACACAAGATACCTTCCCTCATAACGCTCCAACCTCGTCTCCCACATATACTGACGACGTCCACTCTCCACGTAGAGCCAATAGTGCCACATTGGGTGGGTTACTTGGGGTGGTATCGACAGAATTTCATCCAAGCAAGAACGCAGAAAGTCGAGAAGATTTACTCAGAAAAATGGCTGCTGTTGGTATAAATCGTAAAGCCAGAATAACAGCAAACAACGTTGCAGGAATTGTTAACCTGGATATGGAGGATTTGACTAGTTCTCCAAGGCGGCAAAACTTTACTGCCTCTAAACATTCTCATAATCGTCACACAACCTCCGAATTATAA
- the STE20 gene encoding mitogen-activated protein kinase kinase kinase kinase STE20 (similar to Saccharomyces cerevisiae STE20 (YHL007C); ancestral locus Anc_2.496): MSNDPSSIAALPDKDGLGDGLRLPRTTGTLNVNALQDDANAPHGANEYKSMDPAKNSGTSNDDDNNVVSLDDPIQFTRVSSSSVISGMSSSVSPHSDNDEAKSLEQVTPNINTKNMTSNLSADNTFSTINASESDHQFNDTLISKLSLTDSTETIDNNTTTMHQQQPVASSTANSNKSSTDIRRATPVSTPTISKPSMTATPRQISSASYSLINPKNTQHKPMIKSSKPESKNKPISAKKSFPPKNPLKNSSPPKKQTEKPFFSSSTKKRKSGSSSGTLRMKEVFTSFVQNIKRNSQDDKRASSSSNNSSSSSTTTALRISTPYNAKHIHHVGVDSKTGEYIGLPEEWEKLLTSSGISKREQQQNMQAVMDIVKFYQDVTETNGEDKMFKTFNTTTGLPGTPPSNSFNKYPPSTSDSHNFGSRTGTPMSNHIMSPSLNTESSSANAKFIPSRPAPKPPSSASVSAPVIKSPIVNPPSSNASPSRQNRMPTTPNRTSANMSSISRNATLKKEEQPLPPIPPTKSITSPIISTPAPPRSTPQSPIASPQEAGASPSAKPVQARSLSKELNEKKREERERRKKQLYAKLNEICSDGDPSLKYANLVKIGQGASGGVYTAYEIGTNVSVAIKQMNLEKQPKKELIINEILVMKGSKHPNIVNFIDSYVLKGDLWVIMEYMEGGSLTDVVTHCILTEGQIGAVCRETLSGLKFLHSKGVLHRDIKSDNILLSMEGDIKLTDFGFCAQINELNLKRTTMVGTPYWMAPEVVSRKEYGPKVDIWSLGIMIIEMIEGEPPYLNETPLRALYLIATNGTPKLKEPENLSSSLKKFLDWCLCVEPEERASATELLHDEYITEIAEANSSLAPLVKLARLKKLAENMDADEDNDDDDDNNEHKSATNNCGENKNSKETVNENVNANVTENDKQK, encoded by the coding sequence atgagCAATGATCCATCTTCTATAGCGGCATTACCAGACAAGGACGGTCTTGGTGATGGATTACGATTGCCCAGGACTACGGGCACTTTGAATGTCAATGCATTGCAGGACGACGCTAATGCTCCACATGGGGCCAATGAGTATAAATCAATGGATCCTGCTAAGAACTCTGGTACTAGCAACGATGATGACAATAACGTTGTTTCACTGGATGATCCTATCCAATTTACCCGCgtatcttcctcttcagtCATCAGTGGAATGTCTTCATCGGTGAGTCCCCATTCTGATAACGATGAGGCCAAATCTCTGGAACAAGTAACCCCCAATATAAATACCAAGAATATGACTTCAAATCTTTCTGCCGACAACACTTTCTCGACAATAAACGCGTCCGAGTCGGATCACCAGTTTAATGACACTTTAATATCGAAATTATCATTAACAGATTCCACGGAAACTATAGACAATAACACCACTACAATGCATCAACAACAGCCGGTTGCATCGTCCACTGCGAACTCGAATAAAAGCTCCACTGACATACGAAGGGCTACACCAGTGTCGACTCCCACTATTTCTAAACCATCAATGACGGCCACTCCAAGGCAAATCAGTTCAGCTTCTTATTCGCTTATTAACCCTAAGAATACGCAACATAAACCGATGATCAAGTCCTCCAAGCCTGAATCGAAAAATAAACCGATTTCTGCGAAGAAAAGCTTTCCGCCAAAAAatcctttgaaaaattcctCTCCACCTAAGAAGCAAACTGAAAAACCGttcttttcctcctctacaaagaaaaggaaaagcgGTTCAAGTAGTGGTACTCTAAGAATGAAAGAGGTCTTTACGTCCTTTGTACAAAACATCAAGAGGAATTCTCAGGATGATAAGAGAGcctcttcatcatccaaTAATTCTTCCTCATCGTCTACAACCACCGCTCTGAGAATATCTACTCCATACAATGCCAAACACATACATCACGTAGGTGTGGACTCCAAGACTGGCGAATATATAGGGTTACCGGAAGAGTGGGAAAAACTGCTGACTTCTAGTGGTATTTCCAAAAGAGAGCAACAGCAAAACATGCAAGCTGTCATGGATATTGTTAAATTCTACCAGGATGTCACGGAAACAAACGGCGAAGATAAAATGTTCAAAACTTTCAACACGACTACAGGATTGCCGGGAACACCACCCTCCAACTCGTTCAATAAATATCCTCCGTCGACAAGTGATTCGCACAATTTTGGTTCCAGAACTGGCACACCAATGTCTAATCACATCATGTCCCCAAGCCTGAACACAGAGTCTAGCTCAGCAAACGCGAAATTCATACCAAGTAGGCCGGCCCCCAAGCCGCCATCTTCTGCTTCCGTTTCAGCCCCAGTAATAAAGTCGCCCATCGTCAATCCACCTTCCTCTAACGCCTCTCCATCAAGGCAAAACCGTATGCCCACAACTCCTAATAGAACCAGTGCAAACATGTCCTCAATATCGAGAAATGCTACTCTGAAAAAGGAGGAACAGCCGCTGCCGCCAATACCACCAACCAAATCCATAACCTCTCCAATCATTTCCACACCAGCCCCGCCACGTTCAACTCCGCAGTCGCCAATAGCCTCGCCACAGGAAGCGGGGGCATCACCTTCTGCCAAACCGGTTCAAGCAAGAAGCTTGTCCAAGGAGTtaaatgagaaaaagagagaggaaagagaaagacGTAAGAAGCAATTATACGCCAAGTTGAACGAAATATGCTCTGACGGTGACCCAAGCTTGAAATACGCCAATTTAGTGAAAATTGGCCAAGGTGCCTCGGGTGGTGTTTATACTGCTTACGAAATAGGTACAAACGTCTCAGTGGCCATCAAACAAATgaatcttgaaaaacaacCAAAGAAGGAGTTAATCATCAACGAAATACTGGTCATGAAAGGCAGCAAACATCCCAACATTGTTAACTTCATCGATTCTTACGTTTTGAAAGGCGATCTTTGGGTCATTATGGAATACATGGAAGGTGGTTCCCTGACTGACGTGGTCACCCATTGTATTTTGACGGAAGGCCAAATCGGTGCCGTGTGTAGAGAAACTTTGAGTGGgttgaaatttttacatTCTAAAGGTGTTCTACATAGGGATATCAAGTCTGATAATATATTGCTATCCATGGAAGGTGATATTAAGTTGACCGATTTTGGGTTTTGTGCTCAAATCAATGAgttgaacttgaaaagaacCACCATGGTGGGAACACCTTATTGGATGGCACCTGAAGTGGTCTCTCGGAAAGAATACGGCCCCAAAGTTGATATTTGGTCTCTAGGTATTATGATCATAGAGATGATTGAAGGCGAACCCCCATATTTAAACGAGACTCCCCTTAGAGCATTGTATTTGATTGCTACAAATGGTACGCCCAAGTTAAAGGAACCTGAGAATCTATCGTCAAGcctaaaaaaattccttgaTTGGTGCCTATGTGTGGAACCCGAAGAAAGAGCAAGTGCCACAGAGTTACTGCATGATGAATACATCACTGAAATAGCTGAAGCCAATTCTTCACTAGCACCGCTAGTCAAGCTGgcaagattgaaaaaattagcAGAAAACATGGATGCTGATGAAGACAatgacgacgacgatgacAACAACGAGCATAAAAGTGCCACAAATAATTGTGGTGAAAATAAGAACAGCAAAGAAACTGTAAATGAAAACGTAAATGCAAATGTAACTGAAAATGACAAACAAAAGTAA
- the SHU1 gene encoding Shu1p (similar to Saccharomyces cerevisiae SHU1 (YHL006C); ancestral locus Anc_2.499): MQFEERLQQLVASDWGLEQPGAGVLVIVLGDAARKYVESGKLLHHVTANTVASHVASRERVAVVFLGRVKYLYMYLTRMQAQARAPKYSKVLVYGLWDLTATQDGPQQVRLLNLVLLQCLSLPSQVEFYPEPPATSVAARLLRYWEHVIGQR; this comes from the coding sequence ATGCAGTTTGAAGAGCGATTACAGCAATTAGTAGCTAGTGACTGGGGCCTGGAACAGCCGGGCGCGGGCGTGCTGGTGATAGTCTTGGGGGATGCCGCCAGAAAATACGTGGAGTCCGGGAAGCTGCTCCACCACGTGACTGCGAACACGGTCGCAAGTCACGTGGCAAGCCGCGAGCGGGTAGCCGTCGTGTTTTTGGGCCGGGTAAAGTATTTGTATATGTATCTCACCCGGATGCAAGCGCAGGCACGTGCTCCAAAATACTCGAAAGTACTCGTATACGGGCTGTGGGATCTCACTGCGACACAAGACGGCCCACAACAGGTGCGACTACTCAACCTAGTGCTACTTCAGTGCCTCAGCTTGCCTTCGCAGGTCGAATTCTATCCAGAACCGCCCGCCACAAGCGTTGCTGCTCGACTGCTTCGGTACTGGGAACACGTTATTGGGCAGCGGTGA
- the MRP4 gene encoding mitochondrial 37S ribosomal protein uS2m (similar to Saccharomyces cerevisiae MRP4 (YHL004W); ancestral locus Anc_2.500) codes for MQRHVCARSFRRFSSLRSPCLSKRFQSSSSSAVNKPTDNDEVLLLQQKLLYDGIRSELKSLSQIPEDEILPELKKSLGEGKLSAKESHLDSELNDFFKNYAQFNKLFDSSTFGGHSSSTMAAAAAPTKPYPNLIPSANDKPYTSQELFLRQLGHSMHTAKLGATISKVYYPHRDIFYPPLPENITVENLLSAGVHLGQSTSLWRSSTQSYIYGEYKGIHIIDLNQTLSHLKRAAKIVEGVSESGGIILFLGTRQGQKRGLEEAAKKTYGYYVSTRWIPGTLTNSTEISGIWEKQEIDFHGTPTQRSLSPNETSKQLKPDLLVVLNPTENRNALLEAIKSRVPTIAIIDTDSEPSLVTYPIPGNDDSLRSVNLLLGTLARAGQRGLQNRLAKNDMT; via the coding sequence ATGCAGAGACACGTTTGTGCGAGAAGTTTCAGGCGTTTTTCCTCATTGAGGAGCCCTTGTCTATCTAAGAGATTTCAGTCGTCATCATCCAGTGCGGTCAACAAGCCTACAGACAATGATGAAGTGTTGCTGTTGCAGCAGAAGCTTCTGTACGACGGAATCAGATCAGAGTTGAAATCTTTATCTCAAATacctgaagatgaaatattACCTGAACTGAAGAAGTCATTAGGGGAAGGCAAGCTGTCCGCCAAAGAAAGTCACTTAGACTCTGAATTGAacgatttcttcaaaaattatgCTCAATTTAACAAGCTGTTTGACAGCAGCACATTCGGTGGACATTCTTCGTCAACAATGGCAGCAGCGGCCGCCCCAACTAAGCCTTACCCCAATCTTATACCTTCTGCCAATGACAAACCATATACTTCCCAAGAACTCTTCTTGCGTCAACTAGGACATTCCATGCATACGGCCAAATTAGGTGCCACTATTTCCAAGGTCTACTACCCCCATAGGGACATTTTCTACCCACCTCTCCCTGAAAACATCACTGTTGAAAACTTATTATCTGCTGGTGTTCACCTGGGACAATCGACCTCGCTTTGGAGATCGTCCACGCAATCCTACATATACGGCGAATATAAAGGTATCCATATAATAGATCTGAACCAAACTTTGTctcatttgaaaagagcCGCCAAGATCGTAGAGGGCGTCTCGGAATCCGGCGGCATTATCCTGTTTTTGGGTACAAGACAAGGTCAAAAAAGAGGACTCGAGGAAGCTGCAAAAAAGACATATGGTTATTATGTCTCTACAAGGTGGATCCCGGGTACTTTGACGAACTCTACGGAAATTTCGGGTATCTGGGAGAAGCAGGAAATAGATTTTCATGGTACTCCCACGCAAAGATCGCTATCACCAAATGAAACTTCGAAGCAGCTCAAGCCAGATTTACTAGTGGTGTTGAATCCTACAGAAAACAGAAACGCTTTGCTAGAGGCCATCAAATCACGAGTTCCGACCATTGCAATAATCGATACAGACTCCGAGCCTTCCTTGGTCACCTACCCCATCCCAGGTAATGATGACTCGTTGAGATCCGTCAATCTTTTATTAGGAACTTTGGCGAGGGCTGGCCAAAGAGGCTTGCAAAATCGTTTGGCCAAAAATGACATGACATAA
- the LAG1 gene encoding sphingosine N-acyltransferase LAG1: MASATDKSVDRLVVNARTRRRNSSVGKIDLGDTVPGFAAMPESAASKNEAKKRMQALTGDSKKDSDLLWKVWFSYREINYRHSWLTPLFILVSVYSAYFSSGNRTESNPLHMFVAISYQVEGTDSYGKGIKDLSFVFFYMIFFTFLREFLMDVVIRPFIIYLNVTSEHRQKRMLEQMYAIFYCGMSGPFGLYIMYHSDLWLFKTKPMYRTFPDITNPFLFKIFYLGQAAFWAQQACVLVLQLEKPRKDYKELVFHHIVTLLLIWSSYVFHFTKMGLAIYITMDMSDFFLSLSKTLNYLNSVLTPFVFGLFVFFWIYLRHIVNIRILWSVLTEFRHEGNYVLNFATQQYKCWISLPIVFVLIAALQLVNLYWLFLILRILYRLVWQGIQKDERSESDYGESAEEEESKEKRE, encoded by the coding sequence ATGGCATCTGCTACAGACAAGTCTGTCGATAGATTAGTGGTTAATGCAAGAACGAGAAGACGGAACTCCTCTGTGGGAAAAATTGACTTAGGTGATACAGTGCCCGGGTTCGCGGCCATGCCTGAAAGTGCAGCATCCAAGAATGAGGCCAAAAAGAGGATGCAGGCGTTAACTGGCGATTCCAAGAAAGATAGTGACCTACTATGGAAGGTTTGGTTTTCATATAGGGAAATCAACTATCGTCATAGTTGGTTAACACCATTATTCATACTTGTGTCAGTGTATAGTGCATATTTCTCATCTGGGAATAGAACGGAATCCAATCCTCTGCATATGTTCGTAGCTATATCGTATCAGGTCGAAGGTACTGACTCATATGGGAAAGGCATTAAAGATTTAAGTTTCGTGTTTTTCTACATGATCTTCTTCACATTTCTACGTGAATTTCTGATGGACGTTGTAATCCGACCATTCATAATCTACTTAAATGTTACCTCTGAACATCGCCAAAAGCGTATGTTAGAACAAATGTACGCCATATTCTATTGTGGCATGTCAGGTCCATTCGGCCTTTATATTATGTACCATAGTGATTTATGGCTGTTCAAGACCAAACCCATGTACAGGACGTTCCCTGATATAACCAATCCATTCTTGTTCAAGATATTCTACTTAGGCCAAGCAGCATTTTGGGCACAACAAGCTTGTGTTCTTGTTTTGCAATTGGAGAAACCAAGAAAGGATTATAAGGAGCTGGTTTTCCATCATATTGTGACATTGCTACTGATTTGGTCATCATATGTCTTccattttacaaaaatggGGCTAGCGATTTATATTACCATGGATAtgtctgatttttttctttccttatCCAAGACTTTGAACTACCTCAATTCTGTACTTACACCTTTTGTTTTCGGCTTGTTCGtgtttttttggatttatcTACGTCATATTGTGAATATTAGAATATTGTGGTCTGTCTTGACGGAGTTTCGCCATGAAGGAAACTACGTGCTGAACTTTGCCACACAACAATACAAATGTTGGATCTCTTTACCAATTGTATTTGTGCTAATTGCAGCTCTACAATTAGTGAATTTGTATTGGTTGTTTCTTATTCTTAGAATCTTGTATAGATTGGTATGGCAAGGTATTcaaaaagatgaaagaaGTGAAAGTGATTACGGTGAAAGCgctgaagaggaagaatcTAAGGAAAAACGGGAATAA